The Sporosarcina luteola genome contains a region encoding:
- a CDS encoding HAD-IIIA family hydrolase: protein MEKLQAVFIDRDGTIGGTGHFIHPREFTPYSFTEEALKLLKERDIKTFACTNQHRISKGEARVEDFLDEFMSFGFDDAFICPHGSSEGCECRKPSPGLLRKAAEKHVLDLSKTAFIGDVGSTDMLAAHAVGAKKILVLTGWGEGSLTQYRKTWDDIEPDYIAENLLDAVNWLLQQEIHPI, encoded by the coding sequence GTGGAAAAGCTGCAAGCAGTTTTTATTGACCGAGATGGAACAATAGGTGGAACCGGACACTTCATTCACCCAAGAGAGTTTACTCCCTATTCTTTCACCGAAGAAGCTCTAAAGTTATTGAAGGAACGTGACATCAAGACCTTCGCCTGTACAAACCAACACAGGATCAGCAAAGGAGAGGCGCGCGTTGAAGATTTCCTTGATGAATTCATGTCGTTTGGTTTTGATGATGCATTCATATGTCCTCACGGCTCATCGGAAGGATGCGAATGCCGTAAACCAAGTCCCGGTCTACTTCGGAAAGCCGCGGAGAAGCATGTATTAGACCTTTCGAAAACGGCTTTTATCGGCGATGTCGGGTCAACAGATATGTTAGCCGCGCACGCAGTCGGCGCGAAGAAAATTCTAGTTTTAACTGGGTGGGGTGAAGGTTCTTTAACCCAATATCGGAAAACATGGGATGACATAGAGCCAGACTATATTGCTGAAAACTTGTTAGACGCGGTGAATTGGCTGCTTCAACAGGAAATACATCCAATTTAG
- a CDS encoding class I SAM-dependent methyltransferase: MGNDSLLLNKKSWDEVAPRFFGRNPLPEYGPLAPREEDLNLLGDVDGLKVLDIGCGSGHSLQYMDSRGAAELWGVDLSKTQIETAKELLKDSKVPVHLFESPMEENPGLPLAYFDIVYSIYALGWTTDLRQTLTNVHNYLKPGGIFVFSWEHPLHSRATLLDKVLHFNKSYQEEGAYDHEAWHAPAIMQQYKVSTYINMLIECGFEIEKVIEDVSLTEEDRERHANRWYSYEKAKLMPTTLIIKCGK, from the coding sequence ATGGGAAATGATTCACTATTGTTAAACAAAAAAAGCTGGGATGAGGTGGCGCCGCGGTTCTTCGGGCGGAATCCGTTGCCTGAGTACGGGCCGCTTGCGCCTCGGGAAGAGGATTTGAATTTACTAGGTGATGTGGATGGTTTGAAGGTGTTGGATATCGGTTGCGGCAGCGGACATTCCTTGCAATATATGGATTCTCGAGGTGCAGCGGAACTATGGGGAGTGGACCTTTCAAAGACACAAATTGAAACAGCGAAGGAGTTGCTAAAGGACAGCAAAGTGCCTGTTCATTTATTTGAGTCGCCAATGGAGGAAAACCCTGGGCTGCCTCTCGCATATTTTGATATCGTCTATTCCATTTATGCGTTAGGTTGGACGACCGATTTACGACAGACGCTCACGAATGTGCACAACTATTTGAAACCGGGCGGTATTTTCGTTTTCAGCTGGGAGCATCCATTGCACAGCCGTGCAACCTTGTTGGATAAAGTTCTTCATTTCAATAAATCTTATCAAGAAGAAGGTGCTTATGATCACGAAGCTTGGCATGCCCCTGCGATCATGCAGCAGTATAAAGTGAGTACATATATCAATATGTTGATTGAATGCGGGTTTGAAATTGAGAAGGTCATTGAGGATGTTTCATTGACGGAGGAAGACCGGGAAAGACATGCGAATAGGTGGTATTCGTATGAGAAAGCGAAGTTAATGCCTACCACTTTAATTATTAAGTGCGGAAAGTAA
- a CDS encoding GrpB family protein → MRKVEVMPFSERWSLEFEKEAAVLQEILGTEIIEIHHIGSTSVRGLSAKPIIDIMPVVKDISRIDQYNGMMAGIGYEAKGENGIAGRRYFQKGGDERTHHIHIYEDGSQEIFRHLAFRDFLRAHPEKAKEYGNLKEKLAQQFLYDIESYINGKAELAAHIEQEAIEWDENRKRG, encoded by the coding sequence ATGCGGAAAGTGGAAGTGATGCCTTTTTCCGAAAGGTGGAGTCTTGAGTTCGAAAAAGAAGCGGCTGTATTACAGGAGATATTGGGCACGGAAATTATTGAAATCCACCATATTGGCAGCACATCGGTACGTGGATTGTCCGCAAAACCGATCATCGACATTATGCCTGTCGTGAAGGACATATCGCGAATCGATCAGTATAACGGAATGATGGCGGGAATTGGGTACGAAGCGAAGGGCGAGAATGGAATCGCGGGGCGTCGTTATTTTCAAAAAGGCGGAGATGAGCGGACGCATCACATCCATATTTACGAGGATGGCTCGCAGGAAATCTTTCGCCATCTTGCATTTCGTGACTTCCTGCGAGCGCATCCCGAGAAGGCGAAGGAATATGGGAATTTGAAAGAGAAGCTAGCGCAGCAATTTCTTTACGATATTGAATCATACATAAATGGAAAGGCCGAATTAGCGGCTCACATTGAACAGGAAGCAATTGAATGGGATGAGAACCGAAAACGGGGTTGA
- a CDS encoding class I SAM-dependent methyltransferase codes for MTQNIFEGNLEKYADPDMYDHLYDKYQKDLSLILKWASQDYTIIELACGTGRLTIPMAQRGFRMIGIDLHEGMLERARRKAEQAEVTIEFAQQDCTKLNLPVKSSLAFMTGNSFQHFLTNESQDALFQSVHEHLVDGGVFIFDTRNPVLKGLSAVDEYVEKYVDKNGNQVIENHRDIYDHLTQISDCRTHRRIYRDNTLIAEEQDGISLRYSFPKEMERLVAANGFEIVQVYGDWDENGLHEESVLMVYVCRMKTA; via the coding sequence ATGACCCAAAATATATTTGAAGGAAACCTCGAAAAATATGCCGATCCTGATATGTATGATCATTTATATGACAAGTACCAGAAGGACTTGAGCCTGATCTTAAAATGGGCGAGCCAGGACTATACAATAATTGAATTGGCTTGCGGCACGGGTAGATTGACGATTCCGATGGCGCAACGCGGATTCCGAATGATTGGTATAGATCTGCATGAAGGGATGTTGGAAAGGGCTCGACGGAAAGCTGAACAAGCGGAAGTAACAATTGAATTTGCGCAGCAAGATTGCACGAAATTGAACTTGCCGGTGAAAAGTTCGCTCGCTTTTATGACGGGAAATTCCTTTCAGCACTTTTTAACGAATGAATCGCAAGACGCTTTATTCCAATCTGTCCACGAGCACTTAGTGGATGGAGGAGTTTTCATTTTCGATACACGAAATCCGGTATTGAAGGGGCTTTCTGCTGTTGATGAATACGTAGAAAAGTATGTCGATAAAAATGGCAATCAGGTGATTGAAAATCATCGCGATATATATGATCATTTGACACAGATCTCGGATTGCCGGACCCATCGCCGGATTTATCGGGATAATACGTTAATCGCGGAGGAGCAGGATGGCATTTCCCTCCGCTATTCATTCCCAAAAGAAATGGAACGATTAGTAGCGGCAAATGGTTTTGAAATTGTGCAAGTCTATGGCGATTGGGATGAGAATGGCTTGCATGAGGAGAGCGTTTTGATGGTGTATGTATGCAGGATGAAAACGGCTTGA
- a CDS encoding SRPBCC family protein, which translates to MPIIKHEIHINAPIHICFDLARNVDVHTETTAKTKERAIAGVTTGLMENGDTVTWEAVHLGIKQKLTAKIIAMDRPYHFTDVMVKGAFHSFTHTHEFIESDAGTVMKDTFSYKSPFGFLGKMADRLFLEQYMKNFIADRANELKKIAERNQGHIKTSKLDHIKTVNAK; encoded by the coding sequence ATGCCAATCATCAAACACGAAATTCACATTAATGCACCTATCCATATCTGTTTTGACCTTGCCAGAAATGTGGATGTCCATACGGAGACAACGGCAAAGACGAAGGAAAGAGCTATCGCCGGAGTGACGACTGGACTAATGGAAAACGGTGATACGGTCACTTGGGAAGCCGTCCATTTGGGAATTAAACAGAAATTGACTGCAAAGATTATCGCGATGGATCGACCTTATCATTTCACTGATGTCATGGTGAAAGGCGCATTCCATTCTTTTACGCACACACATGAATTCATTGAAAGCGATGCGGGAACGGTTATGAAAGATACCTTTTCATATAAATCCCCTTTTGGCTTTCTTGGGAAAATGGCAGATCGTTTATTTTTAGAACAATATATGAAAAACTTCATTGCCGATCGAGCCAATGAGTTGAAGAAGATTGCTGAAAGAAATCAGGGGCACATCAAAACGAGCAAACTAGACCATATTAAGACAGTAAATGCAAAATGA
- a CDS encoding CoA-acylating methylmalonate-semialdehyde dehydrogenase, translating to MVTNTEVKELGHFINGEIVAGTSGHFSNVFNPSTGAVIAHVPLATKEEVQDAIATAQAAFPAWRALSVGKRIEIVMKFRQLMTERMGELIDIICTESGKTVEDARGEITRGLESVDLAINAPHLLKGEYSVNVGGDINAYSAKVPLGVVAAISPFNFPVMVPLAMTSMAVAVGNSVILKPSERVPCSALFFSELWKEAGLPDGVWTVINGDKDAVNELLENPAIEAISFVGSTPVAEYIYKTGSKYGKRVTALGGGKNNMIVMPDADLEQAANAFLGAAYGAASQRCMAISTIIPVGEETANKLVDVLARKIARLKVGPYTDADVDFGPVITKQSKDAIIDFIDRSLEEGATLVCDGRNPDIAKNSNGFYLGPTLLDNVKPGMEIYEQEVFGPARNVVRVDSLEEAIDLINAHELGNGVTIFTNNGAAARKFTTEIDVGMVGVNVPIPIPVGYHNFAGWKRSRFGEGHMFGPDQVRFFTKTKIISEKWFEENSKSASTFAFPSNDG from the coding sequence ATGGTGACGAATACAGAGGTAAAAGAACTGGGGCACTTTATTAATGGTGAAATCGTAGCTGGTACAAGTGGTCACTTTTCAAATGTTTTCAATCCAAGTACAGGTGCAGTGATTGCACATGTCCCTCTTGCAACGAAAGAGGAAGTTCAAGATGCCATTGCAACTGCTCAAGCAGCCTTTCCAGCATGGCGTGCTCTATCAGTCGGCAAACGCATTGAGATTGTGATGAAGTTTCGTCAATTAATGACCGAACGTATGGGTGAGCTCATCGATATCATTTGTACCGAAAGCGGGAAAACGGTCGAGGATGCGAGGGGTGAAATTACACGTGGTCTGGAATCAGTAGATTTAGCCATCAATGCCCCCCACTTGTTAAAAGGCGAGTACTCCGTCAATGTCGGCGGGGATATTAATGCTTATTCTGCAAAAGTTCCACTTGGTGTCGTTGCAGCGATTTCCCCATTCAACTTTCCAGTGATGGTGCCACTTGCCATGACAAGTATGGCGGTCGCAGTCGGCAATTCCGTCATACTGAAGCCTTCCGAGCGTGTCCCCTGCTCCGCATTGTTTTTTTCGGAGCTGTGGAAAGAAGCGGGCTTGCCCGATGGTGTCTGGACAGTCATCAATGGCGATAAGGATGCGGTCAATGAACTATTGGAAAACCCGGCTATTGAAGCCATTTCGTTTGTCGGATCCACGCCAGTCGCCGAGTATATTTACAAAACCGGCTCAAAATACGGCAAGCGTGTTACGGCATTAGGCGGCGGTAAAAACAATATGATTGTCATGCCCGATGCAGATCTGGAACAGGCCGCAAACGCATTTTTAGGCGCGGCTTATGGGGCCGCTTCCCAACGCTGTATGGCCATTTCGACAATCATCCCCGTTGGCGAAGAAACAGCGAATAAGCTTGTAGACGTACTGGCTCGAAAAATTGCAAGGTTAAAAGTGGGACCATACACAGATGCGGATGTTGACTTCGGACCTGTTATTACAAAACAGTCAAAGGACGCAATCATCGATTTTATCGACCGGAGCCTGGAGGAAGGCGCTACGCTCGTATGCGATGGCCGCAACCCGGACATTGCTAAAAACTCGAACGGCTTTTATCTGGGCCCTACTCTACTCGACAACGTCAAACCCGGCATGGAAATTTATGAGCAAGAAGTATTTGGTCCTGCACGCAATGTCGTCCGGGTAGATTCTTTAGAGGAAGCAATCGACCTGATCAATGCGCATGAGCTCGGCAATGGTGTGACAATTTTCACGAATAACGGGGCGGCCGCCCGCAAATTCACAACAGAAATCGACGTCGGCATGGTCGGGGTAAACGTCCCCATCCCCATTCCTGTCGGTTATCATAACTTTGCCGGCTGGAAACGATCAAGATTCGGCGAGGGGCATATGTTTGGGCCCGACCAAGTCCGTTTCTTCACCAAAACCAAAATCATTTCAGAAAAGTGGTTTGAAGAAAACAGCAAATCTGCGTCAACCTTTGCTTTTCCGAGTAATGACGGCTGA
- a CDS encoding aspartate aminotransferase family protein: protein MTNVTSQNWQVKDEQYVWHAMKPYNPNATSIIQKSEGAWVTDIDGKRYLDAMSGLWCVNVGYGREELAKAAYEQLLENAYTPLSVGHVPAIQLSEKISELLGDDYVVFYSNSGSEANEAAFKIARQYHQQRGNTNRSKFISRYRAYHGSTMGALAATGQAQRKYKYEPLAPNFIHVAPPDAYRENEDHITEPTALPSVQAIDNVMTWEMSDTIAGVILEPIITGGGVIMPHEDYLRGVKAVCEKHGALLIVDEVICGFGRTGKAFGFQNYGIQPDIVTMAKGLTSAYMPLSATAVRREIYEAFIGSKEYDFFRHVNTFGGSPAACAVALKNIEIMERESLFARSEEMGAILHAELQERLKDHPNVGNIRGKGLLIGIELVSDKNIKAPLEVTAVNKVISLCKEQGLIIGKNGVTVAGFNNVLTLAPPLIISLAEKDLIVEKLTRALHELLPKGGNE from the coding sequence ATGACGAACGTTACAAGTCAAAATTGGCAAGTAAAAGATGAGCAGTATGTATGGCATGCCATGAAGCCGTACAACCCGAATGCTACGTCAATTATTCAGAAATCTGAAGGCGCTTGGGTAACGGATATTGACGGGAAACGTTACTTGGATGCCATGTCCGGTTTATGGTGTGTGAACGTCGGCTACGGTCGGGAAGAACTCGCCAAGGCCGCTTATGAACAATTACTGGAAAATGCCTATACACCCCTGTCCGTCGGGCACGTCCCTGCCATCCAACTAAGCGAAAAGATCAGCGAATTATTGGGTGATGATTATGTAGTCTTTTACTCCAACAGCGGTTCAGAGGCGAATGAAGCCGCCTTCAAGATCGCACGTCAATACCATCAACAGAGAGGGAACACAAATCGTTCGAAATTCATCTCCCGCTATCGGGCCTACCACGGCAGCACGATGGGGGCGTTAGCGGCAACAGGGCAAGCCCAGCGCAAATATAAATACGAACCGTTAGCACCGAACTTCATTCATGTTGCACCGCCGGATGCATACCGTGAAAACGAAGATCATATTACAGAGCCGACTGCCCTGCCGTCTGTTCAGGCGATTGATAATGTCATGACGTGGGAAATGTCCGATACGATTGCAGGCGTTATTCTCGAGCCCATTATCACGGGCGGCGGTGTGATTATGCCGCATGAGGACTATTTACGCGGGGTAAAAGCTGTTTGTGAAAAGCATGGGGCCTTGCTCATTGTAGACGAAGTCATTTGCGGTTTCGGTCGTACAGGCAAAGCATTCGGCTTCCAGAACTATGGCATTCAACCGGATATTGTCACAATGGCAAAAGGATTAACAAGCGCATATATGCCGTTATCAGCAACAGCAGTGCGCCGAGAAATCTATGAAGCCTTTATCGGAAGCAAGGAGTATGACTTTTTCCGGCACGTCAATACATTCGGCGGCTCTCCAGCGGCGTGTGCGGTTGCCCTTAAAAATATCGAAATCATGGAAAGGGAAAGTTTATTCGCCCGCTCAGAAGAAATGGGCGCTATTCTCCATGCGGAACTGCAAGAACGCTTGAAGGACCATCCAAATGTCGGCAACATCCGCGGGAAAGGCTTACTGATCGGCATTGAGCTTGTAAGTGACAAAAACATCAAAGCACCGCTTGAAGTAACTGCTGTCAACAAAGTCATTTCTCTATGTAAAGAACAAGGGTTGATCATCGGGAAAAATGGTGTCACGGTTGCAGGTTTCAACAATGTTTTAACACTCGCTCCACCATTAATTATTTCGTTGGCAGAAAAGGATTTGATCGTTGAAAAACTCACACGTGCATTGCATGAACTGCTGCCGAAAGGGGGAAATGAATAA
- a CDS encoding Zn-dependent hydrolase codes for MYACNRSRLQTLVEQFSQFGATPNGGVTRLSLSKEDILARDCFSEICKELGMDIKTDDMGNIYATLPGKIDCPPIVIGSHLDSVEKGGRFDGVLGILTGIEAIRTLKDNDIELEIPLMLVNFTNEEGARFDPAMMSSGVIASKFSREKMLSSTDKNGITFQEALQASGYEGELENRLTEAFAYIELHIEQGPVLAAKQCDIGVVEGVLGMVCYEITVTGESNHAGTTPMSMRNDPMIVASRLISSLHEQLGKIDENLVFTFGRMHVTPNIHTVIPNKVVFTIDSRHQSPEVMSGVEKVLAGVASEENGCSVRPVKLWGRDTVFFDAGICNEVEKSCAHFGYSIHRMFSGAGHDAQYIASIIPSAMIFVPSIGGKSHCEEEETAFEDCAKGADVLLETVLALQTKFSMSDRYTLNQ; via the coding sequence ATGTATGCATGTAATCGGAGTCGATTGCAGACATTAGTTGAACAGTTTAGTCAGTTCGGTGCGACTCCCAATGGGGGAGTAACCCGACTGTCCCTGTCAAAAGAGGATATTTTGGCAAGGGACTGCTTTAGTGAAATTTGTAAAGAGCTGGGCATGGATATCAAAACGGATGATATGGGCAATATCTATGCGACGTTGCCGGGGAAAATAGATTGTCCGCCAATCGTAATCGGATCGCATTTGGATTCTGTTGAAAAAGGCGGCAGGTTTGATGGCGTGTTAGGTATTTTAACAGGCATAGAGGCTATACGGACATTAAAGGATAACGACATTGAGCTCGAGATTCCATTAATGCTTGTGAATTTTACGAATGAAGAAGGTGCCCGCTTCGATCCGGCGATGATGAGTTCTGGTGTTATTGCATCCAAGTTCAGTAGAGAAAAAATGCTGAGTTCTACCGATAAAAACGGCATTACTTTTCAAGAAGCATTACAGGCGAGTGGCTATGAAGGTGAGCTAGAAAATCGTTTAACAGAAGCCTTTGCTTATATTGAGCTGCATATTGAACAAGGACCGGTGTTAGCTGCTAAGCAATGTGATATTGGAGTGGTAGAAGGTGTTTTAGGCATGGTGTGCTATGAGATTACCGTAACAGGTGAATCAAATCACGCTGGCACGACGCCAATGTCGATGCGAAATGACCCGATGATTGTGGCATCCCGATTAATTTCGTCTTTGCACGAGCAGTTAGGCAAAATCGACGAAAATCTTGTATTCACGTTTGGTCGTATGCATGTGACGCCTAATATCCATACAGTCATTCCAAACAAGGTAGTGTTTACCATCGATTCACGTCACCAATCTCCAGAGGTGATGAGTGGAGTGGAGAAGGTATTGGCAGGAGTAGCCTCAGAGGAAAACGGTTGTAGCGTTCGACCGGTCAAGCTATGGGGGCGGGATACAGTATTCTTTGATGCAGGTATTTGCAATGAAGTGGAAAAATCGTGCGCTCACTTCGGTTATTCCATCCATAGAATGTTCAGCGGGGCGGGACACGATGCGCAGTATATTGCGAGTATCATCCCTTCTGCGATGATTTTTGTGCCAAGCATCGGCGGGAAAAGTCATTGCGAGGAAGAAGAAACGGCATTTGAAGACTGTGCAAAGGGGGCAGACGTGTTACTGGAAACCGTGTTGGCGCTGCAAACGAAGTTCAGCATGAGCGATAGATACACACTGAATCAATGA
- the hydA gene encoding dihydropyrimidinase: MKKIITGGLIATASDLYEADILIENGKIVQIGKNLSAEGAEIVDATGKYVMPGGIDPHTHLDMPFNNTVTDDDWKSGTIAAAFGGTTTILDFCLSASEKKLADAVEKWHEKAKGNSVIDYGFHLMITDLTPETEVELPLLLEREGITSVKVFMAYAKEFQASDRTLFKAFKIAKDIGAVVMVHCENGSVIDELVEEARQAGQTAPIYHALTRPAEVEGEATKRAIELAHIAGAKLYVVHVTCKEALDEIITAREKGYDVYGETCPPYLTLDQSALAQPGFEGAKYVWSPPLRPKYHQEHLWNALKAKQLQTIGSDQCSFSFNGKKQLGLNDFSKIPNGGPFIEDRFSILYSEGVAKGRISIHDFVDMISTSAAKIFGLYPQKGTIAIGSDADIVIFDPAVKREISADTHHMNVDYNPYEGWEVTGEPISVLVRGEYVIKNRQFVGALGSGRYIKRAAQKTIAERINV, encoded by the coding sequence ATGAAAAAAATAATTACAGGCGGACTCATCGCAACAGCTTCAGATTTGTATGAGGCAGATATCTTGATCGAAAACGGCAAGATTGTCCAAATCGGCAAAAACTTATCAGCTGAAGGAGCGGAAATTGTAGATGCTACGGGCAAATACGTGATGCCTGGTGGAATTGATCCGCATACGCATTTGGATATGCCATTTAATAACACAGTAACTGATGATGATTGGAAGTCGGGTACAATTGCCGCTGCCTTCGGTGGGACGACGACCATTTTAGATTTCTGTTTATCAGCGAGTGAAAAGAAACTTGCCGATGCTGTGGAGAAGTGGCATGAAAAAGCAAAGGGGAATTCAGTAATTGACTACGGCTTTCATTTAATGATTACTGATTTAACGCCTGAAACAGAGGTGGAGTTGCCTTTGTTGTTAGAGCGGGAGGGGATTACGTCTGTCAAAGTGTTCATGGCGTACGCGAAAGAATTCCAAGCGTCTGATCGTACGCTATTCAAAGCCTTTAAAATCGCTAAAGACATAGGTGCTGTTGTGATGGTGCACTGTGAAAATGGTTCAGTCATTGATGAATTAGTAGAGGAGGCGAGGCAAGCCGGCCAGACAGCTCCGATTTATCACGCACTGACACGTCCTGCGGAAGTAGAAGGCGAGGCGACGAAACGGGCCATTGAACTGGCACATATAGCAGGTGCCAAGCTTTATGTTGTCCATGTGACGTGTAAAGAAGCGCTAGATGAAATTATTACAGCGCGTGAAAAAGGCTATGACGTGTATGGGGAAACATGTCCGCCATATTTGACACTCGATCAGTCAGCGTTAGCCCAGCCAGGCTTCGAAGGGGCGAAATATGTGTGGTCACCGCCGCTTCGCCCTAAATACCATCAAGAGCATTTATGGAATGCGCTAAAAGCCAAGCAGCTGCAAACAATCGGCTCGGATCAATGTTCTTTCAGCTTCAACGGAAAAAAGCAATTAGGACTGAATGACTTTTCAAAAATTCCAAATGGCGGACCTTTTATCGAAGATCGTTTCAGTATTTTATATTCTGAAGGCGTTGCGAAAGGGCGGATTTCCATCCATGACTTCGTCGATATGATTTCGACAAGTGCCGCGAAAATTTTCGGTTTATACCCGCAAAAAGGAACGATTGCTATAGGATCTGATGCAGATATCGTGATTTTTGATCCTGCGGTAAAACGTGAAATATCTGCGGATACCCACCATATGAATGTCGATTACAATCCGTACGAGGGATGGGAAGTGACCGGAGAACCCATCAGTGTACTTGTACGTGGTGAATACGTCATTAAAAACAGACAATTTGTAGGTGCATTAGGTAGTGGCCGTTATATCAAGCGCGCCGCACAGAAGACGATTGCAGAACGGATCAACGTCTGA
- a CDS encoding NAD(P)-dependent oxidoreductase, protein MSSQLERNFAEMTGRMTKNEAIEEANRCLYCYDAPCITACPTSIQVPNFIKKIASGNMKGSAMTIMEANPIGASCARVCPTEILCEGACVLNSSTKPIKIGQLQRYATDWAMETDVELFKKGEANGKRIAIVGSGPAGLSAARELSRFGYSVTIFEAEAKAGGLNTYGIVSFRLPNKVADWEVAQVAKLGVDIKTNTRVGVDISAEEILTQYDSVILAVGMGSVPNLGIEGEELEGVHDAIEFVKRTKMGVLTEDLIGKRVAVIGAGNTAIDGATCAVRLGAEKVDILYRRTEKEMTAYQYEYEFAKQDGVGFKWLTAPKRIIGDVAGKVVGLECVKMKLGEAGADGRQRPEAIEGSEFVIEVDAVIKAIGQTRFITLIEAFGLQHTNGVVDIDESTMQTSNDKVFACGDVVFGNGQGEAMVVTAAQQGKDAATIIHERFKKPSGIA, encoded by the coding sequence ATGAGTTCGCAACTCGAACGAAATTTTGCGGAAATGACTGGCAGAATGACGAAAAATGAAGCAATAGAAGAAGCTAATCGCTGTCTGTACTGTTACGACGCACCTTGCATCACAGCTTGTCCAACAAGTATTCAAGTTCCAAATTTCATCAAGAAAATTGCTTCAGGCAATATGAAAGGTTCGGCCATGACGATTATGGAGGCCAATCCGATTGGTGCAAGCTGTGCGCGGGTATGCCCGACCGAGATACTATGTGAAGGTGCATGTGTGCTGAATTCTTCGACCAAGCCTATCAAAATAGGACAACTGCAACGTTATGCAACAGACTGGGCGATGGAAACAGATGTAGAACTATTTAAAAAAGGTGAAGCAAATGGAAAAAGGATCGCGATTGTAGGCTCTGGTCCGGCGGGCTTGTCAGCGGCGCGAGAGCTTAGTCGATTCGGTTATAGTGTCACGATTTTCGAAGCGGAGGCAAAGGCGGGTGGCTTGAACACTTATGGCATCGTGTCTTTCAGATTACCGAATAAAGTAGCGGATTGGGAAGTGGCTCAAGTTGCAAAGCTTGGTGTGGACATTAAAACAAACACAAGAGTAGGCGTGGATATTTCTGCCGAGGAAATTCTAACGCAATATGACAGTGTTATTTTAGCGGTTGGGATGGGGTCCGTACCTAACCTTGGCATCGAAGGTGAGGAACTGGAAGGCGTCCATGATGCCATTGAGTTTGTAAAGCGCACGAAAATGGGTGTACTGACAGAGGACTTAATCGGGAAACGTGTTGCGGTCATCGGTGCTGGCAACACAGCCATAGATGGGGCGACTTGTGCTGTGCGGCTAGGTGCGGAAAAAGTCGACATTCTTTATAGAAGAACGGAAAAAGAGATGACTGCCTATCAATATGAATATGAATTTGCCAAGCAGGATGGCGTTGGATTCAAGTGGCTGACAGCGCCGAAGCGAATTATTGGTGATGTGGCAGGGAAAGTGGTGGGCCTTGAGTGCGTCAAGATGAAGCTTGGAGAGGCAGGAGCAGACGGCAGGCAACGACCTGAAGCAATCGAGGGTTCTGAGTTTGTCATTGAGGTTGACGCAGTCATTAAAGCAATTGGACAAACGCGTTTTATCACGCTCATTGAAGCGTTTGGATTGCAGCATACGAACGGAGTTGTAGACATTGATGAATCGACTATGCAAACGTCGAATGACAAAGTGTTTGCTTGCGGGGATGTCGTGTTCGGCAACGGCCAAGGTGAAGCAATGGTCGTAACAGCTGCACAGCAAGGAAAAGATGCTGCGACCATCATACATGAGCGTTTCAAAAAACCGAGCGGAATCGCATAA